In Candidatus Defluviibacterium haderslevense, the following are encoded in one genomic region:
- a CDS encoding TonB-dependent receptor — MRVFSIIFLFLSLSLSAQKGDIRGNVYDKATGEPIAFATVFLAGTSYGTTTNSLGFYTIASVPKGDYRLVVNYIGYDSASFLLTLQGNQIINKQVALSETGFTLGEVSISGKKEQARTEVKISSISVTPKEIKALPSTGGEADIAQYLQIIPGVISTGDQGGQIYIRGGSPVQNKILLDGMTIFNPFHSIGIFSVFETEVIRTVDVLTGGFGAEYGGRVSAIVDMKTREGNKTRFSGLATASPFMSKLLLEGPISKYREGKSGSTSFLVTGKKSYIAQTSPVFYKYAVDSATGKLPFNFTDIYGKFSTISGNGSFLNLFGFNFKDQVNYTDLADLNWNAGGAGASFKLIPGSSSIIIGGNVAYSKYLITLDEIKAERRLSQINGLQANLDFSYFNRKSEIKYGIEFNANSTDFRFTNFLKVPITKKDNNTEVAGYLRYRYASKIFVIDPSIRFQYYASLSKTSIEPRFGLKVNVTNDFRLKAAGGLYSQNLMSSVSERDIVNLFVGFITSPDLIYSSHAIGGFEYDITSNTDINVEGYYKKFTSLYNLNRNKRTVQESDYTKETGDSYGIDFLVKSSWVNWRLWLGYSLGFVNRDDGKQKFPALFDRRHNMNAVLDYQWGRAKCWELGLRWNLGSGFAFTKIQGFIGDNKIPNGLDTKFGIDNPDIGIVYSDKINSGRLPYYHRLDLSLKRRIDITKNINFEIVASVTNAYDRKNIFYYNVVENRRVNQLPILPSILVAFHF; from the coding sequence ATGAGGGTTTTTAGTATCATTTTTTTGTTTTTAAGTCTTAGTTTATCAGCTCAAAAGGGCGATATACGGGGAAATGTTTATGATAAAGCTACTGGTGAACCGATTGCTTTTGCTACCGTTTTTCTTGCAGGTACGTCTTATGGTACCACAACAAATTCATTGGGTTTTTATACCATAGCAAGTGTGCCAAAAGGTGATTATCGCCTCGTTGTGAACTATATAGGTTATGACAGTGCCAGTTTTTTATTGACCTTACAAGGTAATCAAATTATCAACAAGCAGGTTGCGCTATCTGAAACGGGTTTTACCTTAGGGGAAGTAAGTATTTCAGGAAAAAAGGAACAAGCCAGAACTGAAGTTAAAATCTCATCTATTTCTGTTACACCTAAGGAAATAAAAGCCTTGCCTTCTACAGGTGGTGAAGCTGATATTGCTCAATATTTACAGATTATACCGGGAGTTATAAGCACCGGTGACCAGGGCGGTCAAATATACATAAGGGGTGGGTCACCGGTTCAGAACAAAATATTGTTAGACGGAATGACCATTTTTAATCCCTTTCATTCTATTGGAATTTTTTCTGTTTTCGAGACCGAAGTGATAAGAACCGTAGATGTACTTACTGGAGGTTTTGGTGCAGAATACGGTGGGCGGGTGTCGGCCATAGTCGATATGAAAACAAGGGAAGGGAATAAGACCAGATTTTCTGGATTAGCTACGGCTAGTCCTTTTATGTCTAAATTATTGTTAGAAGGCCCTATTTCCAAATACAGAGAAGGTAAAAGTGGTAGTACATCTTTTTTAGTAACAGGAAAGAAGTCTTATATAGCTCAGACTTCACCTGTTTTTTATAAATATGCAGTGGATAGCGCCACAGGAAAATTGCCATTTAATTTTACGGATATTTATGGTAAGTTTTCTACCATAAGTGGAAATGGAAGTTTTTTAAATTTATTTGGATTTAATTTTAAAGATCAAGTGAATTACACCGATCTGGCAGATTTAAATTGGAATGCCGGCGGTGCAGGTGCAAGTTTTAAATTAATACCAGGGTCTTCAAGTATTATTATCGGTGGTAACGTAGCTTATTCAAAATATTTAATAACGCTGGATGAAATTAAGGCTGAACGTAGATTAAGCCAAATCAATGGATTGCAGGCGAATTTGGATTTTAGTTATTTTAATCGCAAGTCAGAGATTAAATATGGAATAGAATTTAATGCCAATTCAACGGACTTTAGATTTACAAATTTCTTAAAAGTTCCAATAACTAAAAAAGATAATAATACTGAAGTTGCCGGTTATCTGAGGTACCGTTATGCATCTAAAATATTTGTAATAGATCCAAGTATCAGATTTCAATATTATGCATCTTTAAGTAAAACCAGCATAGAGCCTAGATTTGGACTTAAAGTAAATGTTACCAATGATTTTAGACTCAAAGCTGCGGGTGGTTTGTATTCACAGAATTTGATGAGTTCTGTAAGTGAACGAGATATTGTCAATCTTTTTGTGGGCTTCATTACAAGTCCAGATTTAATTTATTCTTCACATGCTATTGGAGGATTTGAATATGATATTACTTCGAATACGGATATCAATGTAGAAGGATATTATAAAAAATTCACATCCCTTTACAATCTTAATCGCAACAAAAGAACGGTTCAGGAATCAGATTATACCAAAGAAACGGGAGATTCCTATGGGATAGATTTTTTAGTAAAATCATCGTGGGTTAATTGGAGATTATGGTTAGGTTATTCTTTAGGATTTGTGAATCGGGATGATGGGAAGCAAAAATTTCCGGCATTATTTGACCGAAGACATAATATGAATGCAGTTTTGGATTATCAATGGGGTAGAGCTAAATGTTGGGAATTGGGACTAAGGTGGAATTTAGGTTCTGGTTTTGCATTTACTAAGATCCAAGGATTCATCGGAGACAATAAAATACCAAATGGCTTGGATACTAAATTTGGAATTGATAATCCGGATATCGGTATTGTGTATTCTGATAAGATCAATTCAGGAAGATTGCCATATTACCATCGATTGGACCTTTCATTAAAACGTAGAATTGATATTACTAAAAATATTAATTTTGAAATCGTAGCCAGTGTTACGAATGCTTATGATCGCAAGAATATTTTTTATTATAACGTAGTGGAAAATAGAAGAGTGAATCAGTTACCGATCTTGCCTTCAATATTAGTAGCCTTTCATTTTTAG
- a CDS encoding c-type cytochrome produces MRWVGINVIFLMIISCTYSTEQFKEGKRLFDIHCSGCHGHEAEGLNQLYPSLKDTTFIYSVKNQLPCIIRKGIHNAETFTYKTRHGDMEMPENNILNAIQICNILNYANSQWWHSEPYALKDIELILKNCK; encoded by the coding sequence ATGAGATGGGTAGGCATTAACGTTATTTTTTTAATGATCATATCATGTACTTATTCTACGGAACAGTTCAAAGAGGGCAAGCGATTGTTTGATATACATTGTAGTGGTTGTCATGGGCATGAAGCAGAAGGATTAAATCAATTATATCCTTCTTTAAAAGATACTACATTTATTTATAGTGTAAAAAATCAATTGCCTTGCATCATTAGAAAAGGAATTCATAATGCAGAGACATTTACTTATAAGACCAGACATGGAGATATGGAAATGCCTGAAAATAATATTTTAAATGCTATTCAGATTTGCAATATTTTAAATTATGCTAATTCACAATGGTGGCATTCAGAACCCTATGCTCTAAAAGACATAGAACTTATTTTAAAAAACTGTAAATAG
- a CDS encoding SCO family protein: MRFLIPSLLFLLIVTSCKDKKLPILGNRYFELGDTVYAKVPDFDYMNQDSQMVSLKSLQGNILLATFFFTSCQTICPKVMRSMMRLEETFKGDSQLAYICFSLDHRKDTIPRLKQYKSKLGVQNNNFHLLRGNEYNDTKNIANGFLSTAMDDPTAPGGIDHSGWILLVDTAHHIRSFSLGTDEKDVNRFIDDIKLLQHEMGRH, encoded by the coding sequence ATGCGCTTTCTAATACCTTCATTATTGTTTCTCCTAATTGTAACTTCTTGTAAGGACAAAAAACTTCCAATATTAGGAAATCGATACTTCGAATTAGGCGATACAGTATATGCAAAAGTTCCAGATTTCGATTACATGAATCAGGATAGCCAAATGGTTAGTTTAAAATCATTGCAAGGCAACATCTTATTAGCCACATTTTTCTTTACATCTTGTCAAACGATTTGCCCAAAAGTCATGCGAAGCATGATGCGACTCGAAGAAACATTTAAAGGAGATAGTCAATTAGCTTATATATGTTTTAGTTTGGATCACAGAAAAGACACCATCCCTAGATTAAAACAATATAAATCAAAATTAGGTGTACAAAATAATAATTTTCATCTATTAAGAGGAAACGAATACAATGATACTAAAAATATTGCCAATGGATTTTTAAGTACAGCAATGGATGATCCTACAGCACCTGGTGGAATAGATCATAGTGGCTGGATACTTTTAGTAGATACTGCCCATCACATCAGATCTTTTTCTCTTGGCACTGATGAAAAGGACGTAAACCGATTTATTGACGATATCAAATTATTACAACATGAGATGGGTAGGCATTAA
- the nth gene encoding endonuclease III produces MSIKKEKAKHISEILELLFPEVPIPLMHKDPYTLLIAVLLSAQCTDERVNKITPILFKMASNPFDMIQHSMEEIQDIIRPCGLSPAKSKAIYQLSSILVTEYNGIVPNQFNQLEALPGVGHKTASVVMSQAFGVPAFPVDTHIHRLAYRWGLSTGKNVTQTEKDLKKLFPESLWNKLHLQIIYFGRTYCPARGHIKEQCPICKIYGRKSMDS; encoded by the coding sequence ATGTCGATTAAAAAAGAAAAAGCGAAACACATTAGTGAAATTTTGGAGTTGCTTTTTCCGGAGGTACCGATTCCATTAATGCACAAGGATCCTTACACGCTGCTAATAGCTGTTTTATTATCGGCACAGTGCACAGATGAACGAGTCAATAAAATAACTCCTATACTATTTAAAATGGCGTCCAATCCATTTGATATGATTCAACATAGTATGGAAGAGATACAAGATATCATAAGGCCTTGTGGGCTATCTCCTGCTAAATCCAAAGCTATCTATCAATTGTCATCCATTCTTGTAACAGAATATAACGGCATTGTACCAAATCAATTCAACCAACTAGAAGCATTACCTGGAGTAGGCCATAAGACAGCTTCTGTAGTTATGTCTCAGGCTTTTGGTGTTCCTGCTTTTCCTGTGGATACTCACATCCACAGATTGGCTTATCGATGGGGATTAAGTACAGGTAAAAATGTAACCCAAACTGAAAAAGACCTTAAAAAATTATTCCCCGAATCTCTGTGGAATAAATTGCATTTACAGATTATATATTTTGGACGTACCTATTGTCCCGCAAGAGGGCACATAAAGGAACAATGTCCGATTTGTAAAATATATGGACGAAAAAGTATGGATAGTTAA
- a CDS encoding acyl-CoA reductase, with translation MESAINFFNKLKQKVDEYSTSEIEVFHTAFQKNQWFTLEEIHRMLNAISNRYLDSDSLRTWLSQYNLTQITKIKTIAIISAGNIPLVSFQDLLCVLVCGYKAQVKLSEKDTVLYHWIKDLIQDCDPSIASRIEFTERIHDYDAVIATGSDLAANHFKHYFQKKPNIIRGHRNSIAILNGDETEFDFIELGKDIFYYYGLGCRNVSKIYVPFNYDFSPLLKTLDSHYSYVRNHTKFQNNYDFQLAISLINPVHFLQGETILFIENTQLGSPLATIHFEYYLDEEDLKHKIAEHANKLQCIVSNKNLDFILVTPFGTSQLPGLLDYPDEMDIMNFLISLQQEYVD, from the coding sequence ATGGAATCAGCAATTAATTTTTTTAATAAACTGAAACAAAAAGTTGATGAATATTCAACATCTGAAATAGAAGTATTTCACACCGCATTCCAAAAAAATCAATGGTTTACATTGGAAGAGATTCATCGTATGTTGAATGCTATTTCGAACAGGTACTTGGATTCTGATTCATTAAGAACATGGTTATCCCAATACAATCTTACTCAAATCACTAAAATAAAAACCATTGCAATCATTTCTGCAGGCAATATACCATTGGTTTCATTTCAGGATTTACTTTGTGTATTAGTATGTGGATACAAGGCTCAAGTTAAACTTTCAGAAAAAGATACGGTCCTTTACCATTGGATTAAAGACCTGATTCAGGATTGTGATCCATCGATAGCGAGTCGCATTGAATTCACAGAACGAATTCATGATTATGATGCTGTAATTGCTACTGGAAGTGATTTAGCAGCGAATCATTTCAAACATTATTTTCAAAAAAAACCAAATATCATTCGAGGTCATCGCAATAGTATTGCCATTTTAAATGGGGATGAAACTGAATTTGATTTCATTGAATTGGGAAAAGATATTTTTTACTATTACGGGCTCGGTTGTAGAAATGTAAGTAAAATTTATGTGCCTTTTAATTATGATTTTTCTCCATTATTAAAAACCTTAGACAGCCATTATTCTTATGTTAGAAATCACACTAAATTTCAGAATAATTATGATTTTCAATTAGCCATTTCGTTAATAAATCCAGTACATTTTTTACAAGGCGAAACTATATTATTCATTGAAAACACACAATTGGGGTCTCCACTTGCCACTATCCATTTTGAGTACTATTTAGATGAAGAAGATCTTAAGCATAAGATTGCTGAACATGCAAACAAATTACAATGCATTGTATCCAATAAAAACTTAGATTTCATACTTGTTACCCCTTTCGGCACATCACAATTACCAGGCCTTCTTGATTATCCGGATGAAATGGACATCATGAATTTCTTAATTTCACTTCAACAAGAATATGTCGATTAA
- a CDS encoding RluA family pseudouridine synthase, which produces MQFVIDPKQGTMRLDQYLTDRIPKVSRNKIQNAITAGMITLNSKPVKSNYKIRPGDICDVIFPKFHDSDDIIAEDIPLDILYEDDHIMLVNKKPGMVVHPAGGHSNGTLVNALAGYFGKQRTETSAPPSRERYGLVHRIDKETSGILIIAKTDFAHVHLSKQFFDHTIEREYMALVWGEPLPNIGTITGNIGRDPHNRHKMFLFSDGLQGKHAITHYELIESFYFVSLIKCKLETGRTHQIRIHLKHHGHPLFNDERYGGDSILKGTVFTKYKQFIQNCYKMVPRFALHARSLGFIHPHTNEKMFFEIPPPDDFTQLVEKWRHYVSHRKEQLVDNNEVWED; this is translated from the coding sequence ATGCAATTTGTTATTGATCCTAAACAAGGGACCATGCGCTTGGATCAATATCTCACCGATCGAATTCCTAAAGTATCCCGAAATAAAATTCAAAATGCTATAACTGCCGGAATGATAACCCTTAATTCCAAGCCTGTTAAATCCAATTACAAAATAAGGCCCGGGGATATATGCGATGTTATTTTTCCAAAATTTCATGATAGTGATGATATTATTGCAGAAGATATTCCATTAGATATACTTTATGAAGATGATCATATTATGTTGGTCAATAAAAAGCCAGGCATGGTTGTACATCCGGCAGGTGGCCATAGCAATGGAACTTTAGTCAATGCTTTAGCAGGTTATTTTGGTAAACAAAGAACTGAAACAAGTGCTCCGCCAAGTCGCGAACGATATGGATTAGTACACCGCATCGACAAAGAGACATCCGGAATATTGATTATTGCAAAAACAGACTTTGCGCATGTCCATTTATCCAAACAATTTTTTGATCACACTATTGAACGAGAATACATGGCTCTTGTTTGGGGTGAACCATTACCAAATATTGGAACAATAACAGGAAATATTGGGCGTGATCCTCATAACCGACATAAAATGTTCTTATTCTCAGATGGACTTCAAGGGAAACACGCTATAACTCATTATGAATTGATTGAATCCTTTTACTTTGTCAGTCTCATTAAATGCAAATTAGAAACCGGAAGAACCCATCAGATACGCATTCATCTAAAACATCATGGTCATCCTTTATTTAATGACGAGCGATATGGTGGCGACAGCATTTTAAAAGGAACTGTCTTTACAAAATATAAACAGTTTATTCAAAATTGTTATAAAATGGTACCCCGGTTTGCATTACATGCAAGAAGCCTTGGATTTATTCACCCACATACAAATGAAAAAATGTTTTTCGAAATCCCACCTCCGGATGATTTTACACAATTAGTTGAGAAATGGCGCCACTATGTAAGCCATAGAAAAGAACAACTGGTGGATAATAATGAAGTTTGGGAAGACTAA
- a CDS encoding aminotransferase class I/II-fold pyridoxal phosphate-dependent enzyme, producing MNRKAIKHFATLCAKGVNDPKTTKPHQLPIYATAGFEFETSIESINSFQQQPGTHVYSRYGNPTVEAVAQKIADLEAFGTGKEAYGLLTSSGQSAVHLVIQSLLKPGDVIITQGNLYGGTTELFKKVFGQSNIDIQFVDFSSKEAIIAMLQKYAQNKVIYIETPANPTLSCIDIQMVSDVAKTYGVLVIVDNTFCTPYIQRPLSLGADLVIHSTTKFLHGHGASMGGVVVGSDKALIKGKIWEFYKLIGCNASPFEAWLIYLGLKTLSIRMKTQSDNALEIAQFLDSHDKIATVNYPGLTSHRDHSLACRQMNGFGALISFDIKGTYEDAITLMDALELCAMVPTLGETDTMILHPASSSHVKIDKNIRMQYGITDTLIRLSVGLEAPEDIIADLNYALSKM from the coding sequence ATGAACCGCAAAGCTATAAAACACTTCGCAACCCTTTGCGCAAAAGGTGTTAATGATCCCAAAACAACGAAACCTCATCAACTACCCATATATGCCACAGCAGGATTTGAATTCGAAACGAGTATAGAGAGTATAAATAGTTTCCAACAGCAGCCCGGTACCCATGTATACAGTCGTTATGGTAATCCTACGGTAGAAGCCGTGGCGCAAAAAATTGCTGATTTAGAAGCTTTTGGAACAGGGAAGGAAGCATATGGCTTATTGACCAGTTCAGGACAGTCGGCTGTACATTTGGTTATTCAAAGTTTGTTAAAGCCAGGAGATGTAATAATTACCCAAGGGAATTTGTATGGAGGGACCACTGAATTATTCAAAAAGGTTTTTGGTCAAAGTAATATTGACATACAGTTTGTTGATTTTAGCAGCAAGGAGGCTATAATTGCCATGTTGCAAAAATATGCTCAAAACAAGGTGATATATATTGAAACACCCGCTAATCCCACTTTGAGTTGTATTGATATCCAAATGGTTAGTGATGTTGCAAAAACTTATGGAGTTTTGGTGATTGTTGATAATACTTTTTGTACCCCATATATTCAACGTCCCTTGAGTCTAGGTGCGGATTTAGTTATTCATTCCACAACCAAATTTCTTCACGGGCATGGAGCCTCAATGGGTGGTGTAGTTGTGGGATCGGACAAAGCACTTATAAAAGGCAAAATTTGGGAATTCTATAAGTTAATAGGGTGCAATGCAAGTCCTTTTGAAGCCTGGTTAATTTATTTGGGACTTAAAACCTTATCTATCCGAATGAAAACACAAAGTGACAATGCGCTTGAAATTGCACAGTTCCTTGATTCCCATGATAAAATAGCTACCGTCAATTATCCCGGTCTTACGAGCCATAGAGATCATAGTTTGGCTTGTCGTCAAATGAATGGATTTGGAGCATTGATTAGTTTTGATATCAAAGGTACTTATGAAGACGCCATTACACTTATGGATGCTTTAGAATTATGTGCCATGGTTCCAACCTTAGGGGAGACAGATACTATGATATTACATCCTGCTTCATCGTCGCATGTTAAAATAGATAAGAATATTAGGATGCAATATGGCATTACGGATACCTTGATACGGCTGTCGGTAGGATTAGAAGCACCAGAGGATATTATTGCTGATTTAAATTATGCCCTTTCTAAGATGTAA
- a CDS encoding PIG-L family deacetylase → MRLFLPALLMICYLGTINAQPASELLEKIKKLNVLGSVLYVAAHPDDENTRLISNLSKDQKLRTAYVSLTRGDGGQNLIGSELDEFLGVIRTNELLQARKIDGGIQYFTRANDFGYSKNAEETFSIWNKDSILLDVMRVIRTFKPDVIISRFDYRTSGKTHGHHTASAILAKEAFEKSSSGLFMNQTLSDLEPVTVSRLFFNTSYFFWGSKEKFDAADKSDLYSLDVGTYFPALGYSNNEIAALSRSMHKSQGFGINSSRGVSMEYFERIDQKKNPREQSPFDGLDFTWNRVNGGGNIQKIIDQVIVEFDVNVPSKSIPLLQKAEKYIAELSPGHWRDIKLKDIQEIIFQCAGLYTEGFVDKQVLSSGATIKLNTEIIHRSQTNIKLQSIVVQPMVLDTTFNSQLVNNKANYWSATITIPQAESTAPFWLFNGRGNAVYTFDHPKTSILPESDRKLRIQFNVLINEIPYSISKPIIFKNDDPVLGEIRQPLDIIPALIIKPFDPLVLVPQGKNADFSFTIKSNVRQQKGIISFEAPEGIVVEPSTIPYHFIDSSGEFKIQIKVKSLTKNNRLEEIKIFNNGEKLFTHSTIKYNHIPWQNVLIPSKIKVSALDLKIKQKRIAYINGAGDYIDEALIKMGYKVDVIPSSNLNFVNNKNYDVLVFGIRALNNQEDLTNCKEFIINFAKNGGKVIFQYNTAHELVTQNFVPGEFKISRDRVTNEKAEVRILIAKHPVFHQPNKIESSDFNDWVQERGLYFPSTYDNTYEELLSMNDPDEKPLKSGILCHKEGKGYIIYTPLAWFRQLPAGVPGAYRLFSNIISY, encoded by the coding sequence ATGAGATTATTTTTACCAGCATTATTGATGATTTGCTATTTAGGAACCATTAATGCACAACCAGCATCTGAACTTCTTGAAAAAATAAAAAAATTAAATGTTTTAGGTTCAGTTCTTTATGTTGCTGCGCATCCTGATGATGAAAATACCAGGTTAATCAGTAATCTGTCTAAAGACCAAAAACTACGTACGGCCTATGTATCATTAACTAGGGGAGATGGAGGTCAGAATTTAATTGGCTCTGAATTAGATGAATTTTTAGGAGTTATTAGAACCAATGAATTATTGCAAGCCAGAAAAATTGATGGTGGAATTCAATATTTTACAAGAGCAAATGATTTTGGATATTCAAAAAATGCTGAAGAAACATTTTCGATATGGAATAAAGATTCCATATTATTAGATGTAATGCGGGTCATTCGAACATTTAAACCTGATGTTATTATTTCCAGGTTCGATTATAGAACAAGTGGAAAAACCCATGGACATCACACTGCTTCTGCCATTTTAGCTAAAGAGGCGTTTGAGAAATCGTCAAGTGGATTATTTATGAATCAGACTTTATCGGATTTAGAGCCCGTTACAGTTAGTAGACTTTTTTTTAACACGTCTTATTTTTTTTGGGGCTCAAAAGAAAAGTTTGATGCAGCAGACAAGTCCGATTTATATTCATTAGATGTAGGCACGTATTTTCCTGCATTAGGCTATTCCAATAATGAGATCGCTGCATTGAGTAGAAGCATGCACAAATCACAGGGCTTTGGTATAAACAGCTCCAGAGGAGTTTCTATGGAATATTTTGAACGTATTGATCAAAAAAAGAATCCAAGAGAGCAGTCTCCATTTGATGGTTTAGATTTTACCTGGAATCGAGTTAACGGTGGTGGTAATATTCAAAAGATTATTGATCAAGTAATTGTTGAATTTGATGTTAATGTACCTTCAAAAAGTATCCCATTATTACAAAAAGCTGAAAAATATATTGCTGAACTTTCTCCTGGTCATTGGAGAGATATTAAACTTAAAGATATACAAGAAATCATATTCCAATGTGCTGGATTATATACGGAAGGATTTGTTGACAAACAAGTACTTTCAAGCGGTGCAACGATTAAATTGAATACTGAAATCATTCATAGGTCTCAGACCAACATTAAACTCCAAAGTATTGTCGTACAACCTATGGTATTAGACACTACATTTAATTCTCAATTGGTGAACAATAAAGCTAATTATTGGTCAGCTACGATAACGATTCCTCAAGCAGAATCTACTGCGCCTTTCTGGCTTTTTAATGGTCGAGGAAATGCAGTATATACCTTTGATCATCCGAAAACAAGTATATTGCCAGAGTCGGATCGTAAATTAAGAATCCAGTTTAATGTTTTAATTAACGAAATTCCTTACTCCATTTCTAAACCGATCATTTTTAAAAATGATGACCCGGTCCTAGGTGAAATCCGTCAACCCCTGGATATCATTCCTGCATTAATTATCAAACCCTTCGATCCTTTAGTTTTAGTGCCACAAGGAAAAAATGCAGATTTTAGTTTTACCATTAAATCAAACGTAAGACAACAAAAAGGTATTATCAGTTTTGAAGCACCTGAAGGAATTGTAGTAGAACCTAGTACAATTCCGTATCATTTCATTGATTCAAGCGGTGAATTTAAAATTCAAATTAAAGTTAAATCACTCACTAAAAACAACAGACTTGAAGAAATTAAAATATTTAATAATGGCGAAAAATTATTTACACATTCAACAATAAAATACAATCACATCCCCTGGCAAAATGTATTGATTCCTTCAAAAATTAAAGTGAGTGCTCTTGATTTAAAAATTAAACAGAAACGTATAGCTTATATTAATGGCGCCGGAGATTATATTGACGAGGCTTTGATCAAAATGGGATACAAAGTAGATGTTATTCCTTCATCGAATCTGAATTTCGTGAATAACAAAAACTATGATGTGTTGGTGTTTGGAATCAGAGCCTTAAATAATCAGGAAGATTTGACGAATTGCAAAGAATTTATAATAAATTTTGCAAAAAATGGAGGTAAAGTTATTTTTCAATATAATACAGCTCATGAATTGGTGACTCAGAACTTTGTACCTGGAGAATTTAAGATTTCCAGGGATCGTGTCACTAATGAAAAAGCAGAAGTTCGGATCTTAATAGCAAAACATCCTGTATTTCATCAACCAAATAAAATTGAGTCCAGTGATTTCAATGATTGGGTCCAAGAACGAGGTTTGTATTTTCCGAGTACCTATGACAATACCTATGAGGAATTATTATCAATGAATGATCCGGATGAAAAGCCTCTGAAAAGTGGCATTTTATGTCATAAGGAAGGAAAGGGTTATATCATTTATACTCCTTTGGCGTGGTTTCGCCAATTGCCTGCAGGTGTACCTGGAGCCTATCGATTATTCAGTAATATCATTTCATATTAA